A stretch of the Siniperca chuatsi isolate FFG_IHB_CAS linkage group LG24, ASM2008510v1, whole genome shotgun sequence genome encodes the following:
- the bco1l gene encoding beta-carotene oxygenase 1, like encodes MQSIFAKNGLETPEPVKAQVKGSVPSWLQGTLLRNGPGLFSVGSSEYNHWFDGMSLIHSFTFGNGEVTYRSKFLKSDTYKRNIKADRIVVSEFGTMIYPDPCKNIFSRAFTHLCNVIPDFTDNNLINIIRYGQDYYASSEVNYMNQIDPATLETVGRINYRNHIALNLATAHPHYDNEGNTYNMGTAIMGFGRPKYVIFKVPADASDKEHKKPALRKVQQVCSIPFRSTLFPSYFHSFGMTDNYIVFVEQPFKLDIIKLATAYFRGVNWGSCLKFNKDDITLFHIINRKTGKAVSTRFYGDALVVFHHVNAYEADGHVVFDLISYKDSNLYDMFYIQNMKQDTSSFIQSNKSFCPPVCQRFVLPLNVHKESPRGSNLVTLTDTTAQAVMQEDGSIYCQPDALFEGLELPGINYNFNAKKYRYFYGSRMEWSPHPNKIAKFDIVTRKHIEWRQENCFPSEPVFVASPGAVEEDDGVILSSVISSDPNISPFMLVLDAKTFEELARASIPANVHMDLHGYFIPAAV; translated from the exons ATGCAGTCAATATTTGCAAAAAATGGGTTGGAAACTCCAGAGCCGGTGAAAGCTCAAGTGAAAG GCTCCGTCCCGTCCTGGCTGCAGGGCACTCTGCTGAGGAACGGGCCGGGTCTTTTCTCTGTGGGCAGCTCCGAGTACAACCACTGGTTTGACGGCATGTCGCTTATCCACAGCTTCACCTTCGGCAACg GCGAGGTGACTTACAGAAGTAAGTTTCTGAAGAGTGACACCTACAAAAGGAATATCAAGGCCGACAGGATTGTGGTCTCCGAGTTTGGAACCATGATCTACCCAGATCCCtgcaaaaacatcttttctag GGCATTCACGCACCTCTGCAACGTCATCCCTGACTTCACCGACAACAACTTGATCAACATCATTCGCTATGGTCAGGACTACTACGCCTCCTCTGAGGTCAACTACATGAACCAGATTGATCCTGCTACCCTGGAAACTGTTGGCAGG ATTAACTACAGGAATCACATCGCTCTGAACTTGGCGACGGCTCACCCTCACTATGACAACGAGGGCAACACCTACAACATGGGCACCGCCATCATGGGCTTCGGCCGGCCAAAGTACGTCATCTTCAAAGTCCCAGCTGATGCTTCAG ATAAAGAGCATAAGAAGCCGGCGCTGAGGAAAGTTCAGCAGGTCTGTTCGATTCCTTTTCGTTCCACTTTGTTCCCGAGCTACTTCCACAGCTTCGGCATGACCGACAACTACATCGTGTTCGTGGAGCAGCCCTTTAAACTGGACATCATCAAACTGGCCACCGCGTACTTCAGAGGGGTCAACTGGGGGAGCTGCCTCAAATTCAATAAGGACGACATT ACGTTGTTTCACATCATcaacagaaagacaggaaaggcagtGTCCACTCGTTTCTATGGCGACGCCCTGGTAGTTTTTCACCACGTCAACGCATACGAGGCCGACGGCCACGTGGTGTTTGACCTAATCAGCTACAAGGACAGCAACCTGTACGACATGTTCTACATCCAGAACATGAAACAGGACACCAGCAGCTTCATCCAGTCCAACAAAAGCTTCTGTCCGCCGGTCTGCCAGAGGTTCGTCCTGCCTCTCAACGTCCACAAG GAGTCTCCCAGAGGATCTAACTTGGTGACTCTGACGGACACGACGGCCCAGGCAGTGATGCAGGAGGACGGCTCCATCTACTGCCAGCCAGACGCTCTGTTTGAAG gtctggagctgccaggcatcAACTACAACTTCAACGCTAAAAAGTACAGGTACTTCTACGGCTCCAGGATGGAGTGGTCTCCACATCCCAACAAG ATCGCCAAGTTTGACATCGTCACCAGGAAACACATCGAGTGGCGGCAAGAGAACTGCTTCCCTTCAGAGCCGGTGTTTGTTGCGTCTCCGGGAGCCGTGGAGGAAGACGACG GGGTGATCTTATCGTCTGTCATCTCTTCGGATCCGAACATCTCTCCGTTCATGCTCGTCCTCGACGCCAAAACATTCGAGGAGCTCGCCCGAGCCTCCATCCCCGCCAACGTCCACATGGACCTTCACGGATATTTCATCCCGGCCGCCGTCTGA
- the eif5b gene encoding LOW QUALITY PROTEIN: eukaryotic translation initiation factor 5B (The sequence of the model RefSeq protein was modified relative to this genomic sequence to represent the inferred CDS: inserted 2 bases in 1 codon) gives MGKKQKKSGEDSAKDDGIDIDALAAEIEGAGASKEPKGKKKKKGAKKDDFDEDDILKELEELSLETQGGKAKKSDAAEDVEGVEPPKPEKKKTRKGKKGGGSPGEEEGDEGEARVDEERNGEQKDDKKAPPAAPPSVSDEDSGSCSRLKTKNGKKGKKPSASDAEEDKDEDEGVRRXGGGGGKEDDKSEDDEEFASRRDKKKKNKGKAAKAESEDEEEDDEEEEGGGFKLKTAAQKKAEKKERDRKKKEEERLKRMKQKEKEAGVEAKKEPEKKTTEEMAPPADVMEEQEGAEPAAEEEAEGDKKKKDKKKKKGEKEEKKKGPSKATVKAMQEALAKMKEEEERAKREEEERLQRLEEMEKQRQEQERLEQERKEKKKQKEKERKERLKKEGKLLTKAQREARARAEATLKLLQAQGVEVPSKDSMPKKKPVYGDKRKKKPSAQTPEETSEVTSPTSETPEPVAMETEAERPAAEPEVKPDAAVDDWEAIATDEEKELKKVHIEVKEETTAPPQPTGSEEDEEEEDEEEDEEDEEDEEEDEEDEEESDEEGEKEATAASQGKRRAAKESEDDSSESEDDGRTKEERLYDRAKRRIEKRRAENLKNTDVDRLRAPVVCVLGHVDTGKTKILDKLRHTHVQDGEAGGITQQIGATNVPKETIEDQTRMVKNFDKDNLKIPGMLIIDTPGHESFSNLRNRGSSLCDIAILVVDIMHGLEPQTLESINLLKEKKCPFIVALNKIDRLYDWKKSPETDVVATLKKQKKNTKDEFDERAKAVIVEFAQQGLNAALFYENKDPRTFVSLVPTSAHSGDGMGNLIALLVELTQTMLARRLAHCDELRAQVMEVKALPGMGTTIDVILINGCLREGETIIVAGVEGPIVTQIRGLLLPPPLKELRVKSQYEKHKEVSTSQGVKILGKDLEKALAGLPLLVAHKDDEIPVLRDELVRELKQTLSSIKLEEKGVYVQASTLGSLEALLEFLRTSKVPYAGINIGPVHKKDVMRASTMLEHDVQYAVILAFDVKVERESQEMADSLGVRIFSAEIIYHLFDAFTKYREDYKKAKQDEFKHIAVFPVKLRVLPQFIFNSRDPIVMGVSIEAGVLRQGTPLCVPSKGFVDIGVVTSIEMNHKSVDSAKKGQEICIKIEPIPGESPKMYGRHFEATDMMVSKITRASIDALKNWFRDEMQKTDWQLIMELKKTFEII, from the exons ATGgggaagaaacagaagaaatcCGGAGAGGACAG CGCCAAAGACGACGGCATCGACATCGACGCTCTGGCTGCGGAGATCGAAGGAGCCGGAGCCTCCAAGGAGCCgaaagggaagaagaagaagaaaggagccAAAAAGGACGACTTTGA TGAGGACGACATCctgaaggagctggaggagTTGTCTCTGGAGACTCAGGGAGGAAAGGCAAAG AAATCAGACGCCGCAGAGGACGTGGAGGGCGTCGAGCCTCCTaaaccagagaagaagaagaccagGAAGGGAAAGAAGGGCGGAGGCAGCcctggggaggaggagggtgatgaAGGTGAAGCTCGGGTTGATGAAGAGAGGAACGGAGAGCAGAAAGATGACAAGAAG GcgcctcctgctgctcctccttctgtctctgaCGAAGACAGCGGCTCATGTTCTCGCCTCAAGACCAAAAACGGCAAGAAAGGCAAAAAGCCTTCAGCGTCGGACGCAGAGGAGGACAAAGATGAGGATGAAggcgtgaggag aggaggaggaggagggaaggaggacgACAAGTCGGAGGACGACGAGGAGTTCGCCTCCAGGCgggacaagaagaagaagaacaaaggCAAGGCGGCGAAGGCGGAGAgcgaggatgaggaggaggacgatgaggaggaggagggaggaggcttCAAGCTGAAGACGGCGGCGCAGAAGAAGGCTGAGAAGAAGGAGAGggacaggaagaagaaggaggaggagaggttgAAGCGGATGAagcagaaggagaaggaggccGGCGTGGAGGCTAAGAAAGAGCCAGAGAAGAAGACGACAGAGGAGATGGCTCCGCCTGCAGACGTGATGGAGGAACAGGAAGGGGCGGAGCCAGCAGCGGAGG AGGAGGCCGAGGGcgacaagaagaagaaagacaagaagaagaagaagggagagaaggaggagaagaagaagggacCCAGCAAGGCCACAGTGAAGGCCATGCAGGAAGCTCTGGCCAAGATGAAGGAG GAGGAGGAGCGAGCcaagagggaagaggaggagcggCTGCAGAGgctggaggagatggagaagcAGAGGCAGGAGCAG GAGCGTCTGGAGCAGGAGCGtaaggagaagaagaagcagaaggagaaggagaggaaggagcgCCTGAAGAAGGAGGGGAAGCTGCTGACGAAAGCCCAGAGGGAGGCTCGAGCTCGGGCCGAGGCCACGCTCAAGTTGCTGCAGGCTCAGG GTGTGGAGGTGCCATCCAAAGACTCGATGCCAAAGAAGAAGCCGGTTTACGGagacaagaggaagaagaagccCAGCGCTCAGACTCCTGAAG AAACGTCAGAGGTGACGTCGCCGACGTCGGAGACCCCGGAgcctgttgccatggagacggAGGCCGAGAGGCCGGCGGCAGAGCCAG AGGTGAAGCCGGACGCTGCTGTGGACGACTGGGAGGCCATCGCCACTGACGAGGAGAAAG AGTTGAAGAAAGTCCACATCGAGGTGAAGGAGGAGACCACTGCTCCGCCTCAGCCTACAGGCAGcgaggaagacgaggaggaggaagacgaggaagaggacgaagaggacgaggaggatgaggaggaagacgaggaggacgaggaggagagcgacgaggagggggagaaggaggcGACGGCGGCGAGTCAGGGGAAGAGGAGGGCGGCGAAGGAGAGCGAGGACGACAGCAGCGAGAGCGAGGACGACGGCAGGACGAAGGAGGAGCGGCTGTACGACCGAGCCAAGAGGAGGATCGAG AAACGGCGAGCGGAGAACCTGAAGAACACAGACGTGGACCGGCTGAGGGCACCGGTGGTCTGTGTGCTCGGACACGTCGACACCGGCAAGACCAAGATCCTCGACAAG ctgcgACACACTCATGTCCAGGACGGGGAGGCCGGAGGAATCACTCAGCAGATCGGAGCCACAAACGTCCCGAAAGAGACGATTGAGGATCAGACCAGGATGGTTAAAAAC tttgACAAAGACAACCTGAAGATCCCCGGCATGCTGATCATCGACACACCGGGACACGAGTCCTTCAG taaCCTGAGGAACAGGGGCAGCTCTCTGTGCGACATCGCCATCCTGGTGGTGGACATCATGCACGGCCTGGAGCCTCAGACGCTCGAGTCCATCAACCTGCTGAAGGAGAAGAAGTGTCCCTTCATCGTCGCCCTCAACAAG ATCGACCGTCTGTACGACTGGAAGAAGAGTCCCGAGACGGACGTCGTGGCCACGctgaagaagcagaagaagaacacAAAGGACGAGTTCGACGAGAGAGCCAAGGCCGTCATCGTGGAGTTTGCTCAGCAG GGTCTTAACGCCGCCTTGTTCTACGAGAATAAAGACCCCCGCACGTTTGTGTCGTTGGTTCCGACCTCGGCCCACAGCGGCGACGGGATGGGAAACCTCATCGCCCTATTGGTCGAGCTCACCCAGACCATGTTAGCCCGCCGGCTAGCACACTGCGACGAGCTGCGAGCTCAGGTCATGGAG gtgaAAGCTCTGCCCGGTATGGGAACCACGATAGACGTCATCCTGATTAATGGTTGCCTGCGGGAGGGAGAGACCATCATCGTCGCAGGGGTGGAAGGACCAATCGTAACGCAGATCAGAGGGTTGCTGCTGCCCCCCCCTCTAAAGGAGCTCAGAGTCAAG AGCCAGTACGAGAAGCACAAGGAGGTGTCGACGTCTCAGGGTGTGAAGATTCTGGGTAAAGACCTGGAGAAGGCGCTGGCGGGGCTCCCCCTGCTGGTGGCTCACAAGGACGACGAGATCCCTGTGCTgagg GATGAGCTGGTGCGGGAGCTCAAACAGACTCTGAGCTCCATCAAACTGGAGGAGAAAGGAGTTTACGTCCAGGCGTCCACGCTGGGATCGCTGGAGGCTCTGCTCGAGTTCCTCCGAACCTCTAAAGTCCCC TACGCTGGCATTAACATCGGTCCAGTTCATAAGAAGGACGTAATGAGGGCGTCGACGATGCTGGAGCACGACGTACA GTACGCAGTGATCTTGGCGTTTGACGTgaaggtggagagggagagtcAGGAGATGGCCGACAGCCTGGGAGTTCGGATCTTCTCTGCTGAAATCATCTACCATCTGTTCGACGCTTTCACCAAGTATAGAGAGGACTACAAGAAGGCCAAACAGGACGAGTTCAA GCACATAGCTGTGTTTCCGGTGAAGCTGCGAGTTCTTCCTCAGTTCATCTTCAACTCCAGAGATCCCATCGTGATGGGAGTTTCCATCGAGGCCGGAGTCCTGCGACAGGGCACGCCGCTGTGCGTCCCCAGCAAAGGG TTTGTGGACATCGGCGTGGTCACCAGCATCGAGATGAATCATAAGTCTGTCGACAGCGCCAAGAAAGGCCAGGAGATCTGCATCAAGATCGAGCCCATTCCCGGAGAGTCACCCAAGATGTACGGCCGCCATTTTGAAGCCACCGACATGATGGTCAGCAAG ATCACGCGGGCGTCCATCGACGCTCTGAAGAACTGGTTCAGAGACGAGATGCAGAAGACTGATTGGCAGCTGATCATGGAGCTGAAGAAGACCTTCGAGATCATCTGA